A stretch of the Saccharolobus caldissimus genome encodes the following:
- a CDS encoding DUF4898 domain-containing protein, with translation MSFSANDYNNLEEFIIKVARTKKIFNLRSYNLNIISNYERFFNFILPKDATDILIVLPLDEEKAKSIKDAVTSVRGKASITIMYSRRIRDKIIIGWYPSNVKEEYSITENSNKNKLVSSTLLKPLRQGIHLNLYSLYITF, from the coding sequence ATGTCCTTTTCTGCTAATGATTATAATAACCTTGAGGAGTTTATCATTAAGGTAGCTAGAACTAAGAAAATATTTAATTTAAGATCATATAATCTTAATATTATTTCTAATTATGAGAGGTTCTTTAATTTTATATTACCTAAAGATGCTACAGACATTCTTATAGTATTACCTTTAGACGAAGAAAAGGCAAAATCGATTAAGGACGCAGTAACTAGTGTTAGAGGCAAAGCGTCAATTACTATAATGTATAGTAGAAGGATAAGAGATAAAATAATCATTGGCTGGTATCCCTCAAACGTTAAGGAGGAATACTCAATTACAGAAAATAGTAATAAGAACAAATTAGTATCTAGTACGCTCCTAAAGCCTCTAAGGCAAGGAATTCATCTAAATCTATACTCTCTCTATATAACATTTTAA
- a CDS encoding rubrerythrin family protein: protein MKEIKGTKTAENLKHAFCGEAMANRRYLYFAKRADEEGYPEIAALLRSIAEGETAHAFGHLDFIRQGGLGDPATDKPIGTLEQMLESAIAGETYEWTQMYPGYAKVAREEGFNEIAEWFETLARAEKSHAEKFTNALNQLKGGK, encoded by the coding sequence ATGAAGGAAATAAAGGGTACTAAGACTGCAGAAAACCTAAAGCATGCATTCTGTGGAGAAGCAATGGCCAATAGGAGATACCTATATTTCGCAAAAAGGGCTGATGAAGAAGGATATCCAGAAATAGCCGCGTTACTAAGAAGTATAGCTGAAGGAGAGACTGCGCATGCATTTGGGCACTTAGATTTCATTAGGCAAGGAGGACTTGGCGATCCAGCTACTGACAAGCCTATAGGCACATTAGAGCAAATGTTAGAATCAGCGATTGCTGGAGAGACATACGAGTGGACTCAAATGTATCCTGGCTATGCTAAGGTAGCTAGAGAAGAGGGCTTTAATGAAATTGCAGAATGGTTCGAAACTTTGGCAAGAGCTGAGAAAAGCCATGCAGAAAAGTTTACTAATGCTCTTAATCAACTAAAGGGAGGCAAGTAA
- a CDS encoding heterodisulfide reductase-related iron-sulfur binding cluster, translating to MYSLNPSNPSFFDSNKLLNEFVRQASVCHGCRRCFNYCEAFPKLFEYTDKKGPKNLTLEDLFDITSKCFHCKMCYVNCPYTPPHEFNMDFPSLMEWSWLYYKKKRGLALRDFMFEMLDGVSLARPLAKTIMEKGKELLGIHKEAPTLPVAEKGLREKVRPKKIEKPVAKVALFPTCLVDNFFTEIGEDLIEVYNSLGIEVTIPYFMCCGAPMLDSGDVDRLKKNAEYNTKLIEELVNQGYDVVSPIPTCTLMIKEYEKVLERKIPKVYDALEYLLKLKNEGKIELKGKIDKSIYYHPPCHLRYIQVGLPGVRLMRMMGAKVDISDKGCSGIDGGWGLRNYDVAKKVGSKMMESFKQSNADLFSTECPLAGLQIQKASNRKPLHPIQILKEAMKSG from the coding sequence ATGTATTCCTTAAATCCAAGTAATCCTTCTTTTTTTGATTCTAATAAATTATTAAACGAATTTGTAAGGCAAGCTAGTGTTTGTCACGGCTGTAGAAGATGTTTTAATTATTGTGAAGCTTTTCCTAAATTATTTGAATATACTGATAAGAAAGGACCTAAAAATTTAACATTGGAAGACTTATTTGACATTACATCAAAATGTTTTCACTGTAAGATGTGTTACGTAAATTGTCCATATACTCCACCACACGAATTTAATATGGATTTTCCGAGTCTAATGGAGTGGTCTTGGTTATATTATAAAAAGAAGAGGGGTTTAGCATTAAGGGACTTCATGTTTGAAATGCTTGACGGAGTAAGTTTAGCTAGACCTTTAGCCAAAACTATTATGGAAAAAGGCAAGGAACTTCTTGGAATTCATAAAGAGGCTCCTACGTTACCAGTAGCCGAGAAGGGATTAAGAGAGAAAGTAAGACCAAAGAAGATAGAAAAACCCGTAGCTAAAGTAGCCTTATTTCCAACTTGTTTAGTAGATAATTTCTTTACAGAGATAGGGGAAGATCTAATAGAAGTTTATAATAGCTTAGGCATTGAAGTAACTATTCCATATTTTATGTGTTGTGGGGCTCCCATGCTTGATTCTGGAGATGTGGATAGGCTTAAAAAGAATGCTGAATATAATACTAAGTTAATTGAGGAATTAGTTAATCAAGGATATGATGTAGTTTCTCCAATACCAACTTGTACATTAATGATTAAGGAATATGAAAAAGTGTTAGAGAGAAAGATTCCTAAAGTTTATGATGCTTTAGAGTATTTATTGAAGCTTAAAAATGAAGGTAAGATTGAATTAAAGGGAAAAATAGACAAAAGTATATATTATCATCCGCCTTGTCATCTTCGATATATACAAGTTGGATTGCCTGGTGTTAGATTAATGAGAATGATGGGAGCTAAAGTTGATATATCGGATAAGGGATGTTCTGGTATAGACGGAGGATGGGGATTAAGGAATTACGATGTCGCAAAAAAGGTAGGTAGTAAAATGATGGAGTCCTTTAAGCAAAGTAATGCGGATCTTTTCTCTACAGAATGTCCTCTAGCTGGTCTTCAAATTCAAAAAGCATCAAATAGAAAACCATTACATCCCATACAAATATTAAAGGAGGCAATGAAAAGTGGTTAA
- a CDS encoding heavy metal translocating P-type ATPase, whose protein sequence is MNKEEEIKIIGMHCATCVLTVSKSLKSVNGVKEAEVNLATGTAKVILSDNVRLKELVKAVRKAGYDVATQRFSLKVNVNPEEIPKIEKKIENIRGVIEVHSNASLGTLIVEYNPLSVTPQDILREAGIKGEIITSQKSEREVAYRDFRDLLTRLIIGAIFTTISIVFPSLAFIFSIPVQFYSGLRFHRGAYRALRNKTTNMDVLVSLSSNIMWFSSVLLPNHPFFMDSALLITFVLVGKTLEAYIKAKMSSNINIEPYKARLKDGRIVNSNELKVGDVIVVKSGEKIPADGIIESGEGEVDESILTGEQKPVYKKKGDNVLAGGILVNGYLEIYVTRNWDRSYIMQVTQTIREAYNARVSIQNLVDRISEIFVPIIITISLITFIVWKFILDNTLISSLLFSVSVLAAACPCALGLATPMAILSRVNNALKRGIIIRDGNILEEIRKVDVVILDKTGTVTEGKYIIAEKKEFIKGAFELASIAESKSSHPIANAFPKINGEVEYYEEFPGRGIYAKINGNDVIVGNKYFVINNCDWNVKEDEGDIFICINGKAGAIINLMDKLKSDAKDVVDYLKNMGIKVILATGDHSKNAEEIARELGVEMYKGLTPDDKVELVRKFRDEGHIVMFVGDGINDAMAIKEADIGVAISGGTDLAKNAGKVIVKSLNDIINLIEESKLTIRKIKENLGWAFGYNAILIPIASGVFYPYIFLPPEYAALAMSFSSVIVSLWSIIPF, encoded by the coding sequence ATGAATAAAGAGGAAGAAATTAAGATAATTGGAATGCATTGTGCTACATGTGTATTAACAGTCTCGAAATCATTAAAATCCGTTAATGGGGTAAAGGAAGCTGAGGTAAATCTGGCTACCGGTACTGCAAAGGTTATATTATCAGATAATGTTAGATTAAAGGAATTAGTAAAGGCAGTTAGGAAAGCTGGCTACGATGTGGCTACGCAGAGATTTTCTTTAAAAGTTAACGTAAATCCAGAAGAAATTCCGAAAATCGAGAAAAAAATAGAGAATATAAGGGGAGTTATAGAAGTTCATTCAAACGCAAGTTTAGGTACTCTAATTGTAGAATATAATCCGCTAAGTGTAACTCCACAAGATATTTTAAGGGAAGCAGGAATCAAAGGAGAAATAATAACCTCACAGAAGAGTGAAAGAGAAGTAGCTTATAGGGATTTCAGAGATTTACTAACTAGATTAATAATAGGTGCTATATTTACTACAATAAGTATCGTCTTTCCCTCCTTAGCTTTCATATTTTCAATTCCAGTACAATTTTATTCTGGGTTAAGATTTCATAGAGGAGCGTATAGAGCGCTAAGGAATAAGACTACTAATATGGATGTCTTAGTTTCATTATCATCAAATATAATGTGGTTTTCAAGTGTTCTTTTGCCTAACCATCCGTTTTTCATGGATTCCGCATTACTTATCACATTTGTATTAGTTGGTAAGACCCTTGAGGCATATATTAAGGCTAAAATGAGTTCAAATATAAATATAGAACCTTATAAAGCTAGGTTGAAGGATGGAAGAATTGTTAACTCTAATGAGCTCAAAGTTGGGGATGTAATAGTTGTTAAAAGTGGAGAGAAAATACCAGCTGATGGAATAATAGAGAGCGGTGAGGGAGAAGTTGATGAGTCGATATTAACGGGGGAACAAAAACCCGTATATAAGAAGAAAGGTGATAACGTACTCGCCGGAGGTATTCTAGTCAACGGATATTTAGAGATATACGTTACTAGAAATTGGGATAGGAGCTATATAATGCAGGTTACGCAAACTATAAGAGAGGCTTACAATGCAAGAGTATCGATTCAGAACTTAGTTGACAGAATATCTGAGATATTTGTACCTATCATTATTACAATTTCTTTAATTACATTCATTGTCTGGAAATTTATACTTGATAATACTCTAATTTCTTCTTTACTTTTTTCAGTTTCAGTTCTAGCAGCAGCATGTCCGTGTGCTTTAGGCTTAGCTACTCCTATGGCCATATTATCTAGAGTAAACAATGCATTAAAACGTGGAATTATAATCAGAGATGGAAATATATTGGAAGAGATCAGAAAAGTTGATGTAGTTATACTCGATAAAACGGGTACTGTAACTGAGGGAAAGTACATAATAGCAGAGAAAAAGGAGTTTATTAAAGGAGCTTTTGAATTAGCTTCTATTGCAGAATCTAAGAGTTCTCATCCTATAGCTAATGCCTTTCCTAAAATTAACGGAGAAGTTGAGTATTATGAGGAATTTCCAGGAAGAGGAATATATGCTAAAATAAACGGAAATGACGTCATAGTAGGAAATAAATACTTCGTAATAAATAACTGTGATTGGAACGTAAAGGAAGATGAGGGGGATATATTTATTTGTATAAATGGAAAAGCAGGAGCAATAATTAATTTAATGGATAAGCTTAAAAGTGATGCTAAAGATGTAGTTGATTATCTTAAAAATATGGGTATAAAGGTAATTTTAGCCACTGGGGATCATAGTAAAAATGCTGAAGAAATTGCAAGAGAATTAGGAGTAGAGATGTATAAGGGACTTACGCCTGATGATAAGGTTGAGCTAGTAAGGAAATTTAGAGATGAAGGGCATATTGTAATGTTTGTAGGCGACGGTATAAATGACGCTATGGCAATAAAGGAAGCTGATATAGGTGTTGCAATATCTGGTGGAACTGACTTAGCTAAAAACGCTGGTAAGGTTATTGTTAAGTCCTTAAATGATATTATTAATTTAATAGAAGAGTCTAAATTAACTATACGGAAGATTAAGGAAAACCTAGGATGGGCGTTTGGATATAATGCCATTTTAATACCTATAGCTTCTGGGGTTTTCTATCCCTATATCTTCCTTCCTCCAGAATACGCAGCGTTAGCAATGAGCTTCAGTAGTGTGATAGTTAGCTTGTGGTCAATAATTCCGTTTTAA
- a CDS encoding YHS domain-containing protein has product MIDPVCGMEVNEKSPYKTMYKGKVYYFCSPQCLREFQKNPEEYLTKGPKGMPHE; this is encoded by the coding sequence ATGATAGATCCAGTCTGTGGGATGGAAGTTAACGAGAAAAGTCCTTATAAGACCATGTATAAGGGAAAAGTTTATTATTTCTGCTCACCGCAGTGTCTCAGAGAGTTTCAGAAAAATCCCGAGGAATATTTAACTAAAGGACCTAAGGGTATGCCTCATGAATAA
- a CDS encoding TRASH domain-containing protein: MEKLSDLEFRALEILRKDSRISITKLAKTLNISRNTASNLIKSLRRKGVKFTIQYHNEPFIAFVISESCKDECYKLLDGRFMNIIRANTLEELQNKLSNIREKENVFIAKSDFVVKCDYCGKEIYDSPLTYKVGRKTYYACCNSCLTELKRKFARKTYMI; the protein is encoded by the coding sequence TTTTAAGGAAAGACTCTAGGATAAGTATAACTAAATTAGCTAAGACTCTTAACATAAGCAGGAACACTGCATCTAATCTTATAAAAAGTTTAAGGAGAAAAGGGGTGAAATTTACTATTCAATATCATAATGAACCATTTATAGCCTTTGTAATTTCAGAATCGTGTAAAGACGAATGTTATAAACTACTGGACGGAAGATTTATGAACATAATAAGGGCTAATACTTTAGAAGAACTACAAAATAAGCTTAGTAATATAAGGGAGAAGGAAAACGTATTCATTGCAAAAAGCGATTTCGTGGTTAAGTGTGATTACTGCGGTAAAGAGATATATGACAGCCCGTTAACTTATAAAGTAGGAAGGAAAACATATTACGCTTGCTGTAATTCATGCTTAACCGAATTAAAGAGGAAATTTGCACGTAAAACCTATATGATTTAA
- a CDS encoding DUF3501 family protein, whose translation MVKITLDDILPWQTYEKVRMDRIRRIIEIKNRRRVELGDRLSLLFENRDTVLHQIQEMVYLDKLEKKEDILREIRIYSTLLPCNGKIKASLYIYAHDFKDLDWVYDNLKGIYNSIFLKVGSKLIQGVPEAGREQGREFATVQYLTFDLEGEKSTDMEVHVLHEKYRYSAKIDKGLAEELMKEAYDICESI comes from the coding sequence GTGGTTAAGATAACTTTAGATGACATATTACCTTGGCAAACATATGAGAAAGTAAGGATGGATAGAATAAGGAGGATAATCGAGATCAAAAATAGGAGAAGAGTGGAATTGGGAGATAGACTATCTTTACTATTTGAGAATAGGGATACTGTGTTACATCAAATTCAAGAGATGGTGTATCTAGATAAACTAGAGAAAAAAGAGGATATATTAAGGGAGATAAGAATATATTCAACGTTATTACCGTGTAACGGTAAGATAAAGGCTTCACTTTATATTTACGCTCACGATTTTAAGGATTTAGATTGGGTTTACGATAACCTTAAGGGAATTTATAATTCAATATTCCTAAAGGTAGGTAGTAAGCTAATTCAAGGAGTTCCAGAAGCTGGAAGAGAGCAAGGAAGAGAATTTGCCACAGTACAGTATCTAACATTTGACCTTGAGGGAGAGAAGAGTACAGATATGGAAGTTCATGTGTTGCATGAGAAATACAGATATTCAGCTAAAATTGATAAAGGGCTAGCTGAGGAGTTAATGAAAGAAGCTTATGATATTTGTGAAAGTATTTAG